Proteins from a single region of Trichoderma asperellum chromosome 3, complete sequence:
- a CDS encoding uncharacterized protein (TransMembrane:1 (i201-221o)), whose amino-acid sequence MSASSSLARRAVVRNPLLGPSRHLSRGVSPALITRHIARQTQIPALALLVPLRQLGTEPHRPDAPSGPPPGFNAEQAKKPLPKDPSSAAKKSDADAKTKDGSVTAAQAGKTADEASSTELAAKKDENAQQKELTKKKEEEVKLTTWQKVKKEAQHYWDGSKLLATEIRISWRLALKMAAGYELTRRENKQLQRTVKDLGRLVPFSIFIIVPLGEALLPLALKLFPNMLPSTFEGQKSKEAKATLLRSTRKEVSSFIRQTLKETGLPLSQATAQKEEFAKFFRKVRSTGEAPTDQDVIKVCKVFRDDMTLDNLSRPQLVSMCRYMGLNTFGTDAMLRYQIRHRMRQIKRDDKAIAYEGIDSLTVAELQLACAARGIRTHSVSPARMRADLQTWLDLRLKEGVPSTLLVLSNAYMYGQGSGEGSSQIEALVGVLSSIPEELFHEIELEVHNAEGAATNKQRLEVVKEQQDLIEEEEMQNKESQTTGFATPRDVDDIDEKEERQLSAAESGLETKPAGEMVDAELDQIKVIESEKQKAAAKEQK is encoded by the exons ATGAGCGCCTCATCCAGCCTCGCCCGCAGGGCTGTAGTTCGCAACCCCTTGCTTGGCCCAT CAAGACATCTATCCAGAGGCGTTTCGCCAGCTCTCATCACCAGACATATTGCTCGACAGACCCAGATTCCCGCCTTGGCCCTGCTGGTCCCATTGCGCCAATTGGGAACCGAGCCTCATCGACCGGATGCGCCGTCTGGACCGCCCCCAGGATTCAATGCCGAGCAGGCTAAGAAGCCGCTGCCAAAGGACCCCTCGAGTGCTGCTAAGAAATCTGATGCCGATGCAAAGACAAAGGATGGATCAGTGACTGCTGCGCAAGCTGGCAAGACCGCCGATGAGGCATCATCGACAGAGCTGGCAGCTAAGAAAGACGAGAACGCTCAGCAAAAGGAGctcacaaagaaaaaagaagaggaagtcaAATTGACGACCTGGCAAAAAGTTAAGAAAGAAGCCCAGCATTACTGGGATGGAAGCAAGCTCCTTGCCACGGAGATTCGTATCAGCTGGAGGCTAGCACTCAAGATGGCCGCCGGCTACGAGCTTACCCGCAGGGAAAATAAGCAGCTTCAGCGCACTGTGAAAGACCTGGGCCGGCTCgttcccttctccatcttcatcatcgtccccCTGGGTGAAGCTCTGCTGCCACTGGCCTTGAAGCTCTTCCCCAACATGCTCCCCAGCACGTTTGAGGGCCAAAAATCCAAGGAGGCAAAAGCTACCCTGTTGCGGTCTACGAGGAAGGAGGTCAGCAGCTTTATTCGACAGACACTGAAAGAGACCGGCCTTCCCCTGAGCCAGGCGACAGCTCAGAAGGAAGAGTTTGCCAAGTTCTTCCGCAAGGTCAGATCTACTGGAGAAGCGCCCACTGACCAGGACGTTATCAAGGTGTGCAAGGTCTTCCGCGATGACATGACTCTGGATAACCTGTCACGGCCCCAATTGGTGTCCATGTGCCGCTACATGGGTCTCAACACCTTTGGCACAGACGCCATGCTGCGATACCAGATCCGTCATCGCATGCGTCAAATCAAGCGCGATGATAAGGCTATCGCCTATGAGGGCATTGACAGCCTAACCGttgcagagctgcagctggcatGCGCTGCCCGCGGTATTCGCACACACAGCGTGTCCCCTGCTAGGATGAGGGCTGATCTGCAGACTTGGCTGGACTTGCGTCTCAAGGAGGGCGTTCCCTCTACGCTGCTGGTCCTAAGCAATGCTTACATGTACGGCCAAGGATCCGGCGAGGGCTCGAGCCAAATTGAGGCCCTTGTTGGTGTGCTCTCCTCCATCCCCGAGGAGCTCTTCCACGAGATTGAGCTGGAAGTCCACAACGCTGAGGGCGCCGCTACCAACAAACAGCGTCTTGAAGTCGTCAAAGAGCAGCAGGATCTcattgaagaggaagagatgcaGAACAAGGAGAGCCAGACAACAGGCTTTGCCACTCCCCGTGATGTCGACGACATTGACGAGAAGGAAGAGCGACAACTGTCCGCCGCTGAGAGTGGCTTAGAGACGAAGCCAGCTGGCGAGATGGTTGATGCTGAGCTGGACCAGATCAAAGTCATTGAGtctgagaagcagaaggcCGCTGCCAAGGAGCAAAAATAA
- the ATG24 gene encoding Sorting nexin-4 (BUSCO:EOG092D1HN1), whose product MTSPQDNDQDDFSNVTWSEHVHDQAARSAAVAAAEGPGRPIEEIGNSSANAIGREKLECTVGSPIKENDGTKDAFVSYLVTTHSTFPSFQKEVTTVRRRFTDFAFLFKQLMRDYPACAVPPIPDKQRMEYVRGDRFGNDFTSRRAHSLQRFLNRLSLHPVLRRSTILHSFLESPDWNATVKSRTTRGSIASDPGGSSGVFDNFADTFINAFTKVHQPDRRFLEVKEKSDKLDEDLGHIEKVIARVARREGDLETDLRDLAEQFQKLITLEPGIESAVHAFAASIEDTAQHLHQLKDVTDQDYLGSLRDMQAFSLALKNLLKAREQKQLDYEQLTEYLNKSTSERDSLRSGHGAPSGPGGFIRAKIEDVRGVDHEQARRERTRKLELRVEELSTEVENARETSHRFDDEVIREVADFERIKRIEMKAQLGGLADAHVKFYGDVAELWERYVMEMEKEGVVPIA is encoded by the exons ATGACGAGCCCCCAAGACAACGACCAGGACGACTTCTCCAACGTCACTTGGAGCGAGCATGTACATGATCAAGCAGCGCGCTCTGCAGCTGTCGCCGCTGCCGAGGGACCCGGGCGCCCCATAGAGGAGATTGGAAACAGCTCGGCGAATGCCATCGGTCGTGAGAAGCTCGAATGCACTGTTGGGTCGCCCATCAAGGAGAATGACGGCACCAAGGATGCCTTTGTCTCCTACCTCGTCACTACTCAC TCTACATTCCCATCGTTCCAGAAAGAAGTCACAACGGTGAGGAGGCGCTTCACAGACTTtgcctttctcttcaagcAGCTCATGCGAGACTACCCGGCCTGTGCCGTCCCACCAATCCCGGATAAGCAGCGCATGGAGTACGTCCGCGGCGATCGCTTCGGTAACGACTTCACTTCACGGCGCGCCCACTCACTGCAGCGGTTCCTGAACCGCCTATCGCTCCACCCGGTGCTGCGCAGGAGCACCATTCTGCACAGCTTCCTCGAAAGCCCCGACTGGAACGCGACAGTCAAGAGCCGCACGACTCGTGGCAGCATAGCGAGCGACCCTGGCGGTTCCAGCGGCGTTTTCGACAACTTTGCCGATACTTTCATCAACGCTTTCACCAAAGTCCACCAGCCCGATAGGCGATTCCTCgaggtgaaggagaagagcgaCAAGCTTGATGAAGACCTCGGCCATATCGAAAAGGTAATTGCCCGTGTGGCCCGCCGAGAAGGCGACCTAGAAACCGATCTTCGGGATCTAGCGGAGCAATTCCAGAAACTCATCACCCTTGAACCTGGTATCGAGTCTGCTGTCCACGCTTTTGCCGCCTCTATCGAAGATACGGCACAACACCTTCACCAGTTAAAGGACGTTACAGACCAGGACTATCTCGGATCGCTTCGCGACATGCAGgccttctctcttgctctcaAGAATCTACTTAAAGCCCGAGaacagaagcagcttgacTATGAACAGCTGACAGAGTACTTAAACAAGTCCACGTCCGAACGTGACTCTCTACGTTCCGGCCACGGCGCACCAAGCGGGCCGGGCGGCTTCATCCGCGCCAAGATAGAGGACGTCCGTGGAGTGGATCACGAACAGGCCCGACGAGAGCGCACCAGGAAGCTGGAACTACGGGTCGAGGAGCTCAGCACTGAGGTCGAAAATGCTCGTGAAACCAGCCATCGGTTCGACGACGAGGTGATCCGCGAGGTTGCTGACTTTGAGCGCATCAAGCGCATCGAGATGAAGGCTCAGCTTGGCGGTCTGGCGGATGCTCATGTCAAGTTTTACGGCGACGTTGCCGAGTTGTGGGAGCGATATgtcatggagatggaaaaggAAGGCGTTGTTCCTATAGCGTGA
- a CDS encoding uncharacterized protein (SECRETED:SignalP(1-18)~MEROPS:MER0000364~BUSCO:EOG092D0UFO~TransMembrane:1 (n3-13c18/19o728-751i)), with the protein MRVASVLGIAGLVAVSQATRIARDYTKNDYYVLHLDRSTQPSDIAARLGLTHEGQLGELTDHHVFRAEKHDRDIVKDEVRERKRRKRDVGGYDILDGVLLTTKQEARSRLQKRVIPPRDNVLPRLPQNQKPDDSAVLAQTNLMRDLGIADPTFTEQWHLYNTVQVGHDVNVTGLWLEGITGKNATVAVIDDGLDMYSRDLKDNYFAEGSWDFNDNDPEPKPVLSDDKHGTRCAGEISAVRNDVCGLGVAYDSKIAGIRILSSPISDADEAEAMIYKFQDNQIYSCSWGPPDDGRSMEAPDVLIRRAMLKGIQEGRGGLGSIYVFASGNGAASGDNCNFDGYTNSIFSITVGAVDRAGQHPYYSEHCSALLVVTYSSGGGDGIHTTDVGENACYGAHGGTSAAAPLAAGIFALVMQVRPDLTWRDMQYLAMDTAIKLDDETDAEWQTTSAGRQFSHTFGYGKVDSYGLVERSKTWQKVKPQAWYFSPWLHVKKDIPEGKDGLAMSFDVTADMLKEANLARLEHVTVTMNVEHTRRGDLSVDLVSPDNVISHISVSRKGDNFKGGYDDWTFMSVAHWGESGVGRWTVIVRDTEVNNEKGKFIDWHLKLWGESIDASKAKILPMPSEDDDADHDVIQSTVSGAASTKSIAAPSTTKSAVTANPTDHPVRPTKPGAQPTESSTKPQETSADEKPSDTEHEVTTGTESAQASSSTSPSSWVSWLPTFGTKAKIWIYAALGLIVAFCCGLGVYLWVARRRRLRNNPRNNYEFELLDEEETEGLNSAEKGANGGKKTRRTRGGELYDAFAGGSDDDDEFDEYRDRSAERLAGHNPDDEPEHYVVGEESDDDDDDDGHEKQRLSS; encoded by the exons ATGAGAGTCGCTTCCGTGCTAGGAATCGCTGGCCTGGTGGCCGTGTCACAGGCTACCAGGATTGCCAGGGATTACACCAAGAACGACTACTATGTGCTGCATCTCGACCGGTCAACACAGCCCAGCGATATTGCGGCTCGCCTTGGATTAACACACGAAGGCCAGCTCGGAGAGCTCACCGACCACCACGTATTTCGCGCCGAGAAGCACGATCGAGATATCGTCAAGGATGAGGTACGAGAGCGCAAAAGGAGGAAACGAGACGTTGGCGGGTACGACATCCTGGATGGAGTCCTCTTGACAACCAAGCAAGAAGCTCGTAGCCGTCTGCAGAAGAGAGTTATCCCGCCCAGGGACAATGTGCTTCCCCGCCTTCCTCAAAATCAAAAGCCTGACGATTCGGCGGTCCTCGCTCAAACAAACCTCATGAGAGACCTGGGCATCGCCGATCCGACTTTTACAGAGCAGTGGCATCTATACAATACGGTGCAGGTTGGCCATGATGTCAATGTTACTGGGCTCTGGCTCGAGGGCATTACTGGAAAGAATGCAACAGTCGCTGTGATCGATGACGGTCTGGATATGTACAGCCGAGACCTAAAGGACAATTATTTCGCCGAAGGCTCTTGGGATTTCAATGACAACGACCCGGAACCTAAACCGGTATTGTCAGACGACAAACACGGCACCAGATGCGCTGGCGAGATCTCTGCAGTCCGCAACGACGTATGCGGTCTCGGCGTTGCCTACGACTCCAAGATTGCAGGCATCCGAATTCTGAGCAGCCCTATTAGTGATGCGGATGAAGCTGAGGCCATGATCTACAAATTTCAGGATAATCAAATCTACTCCTGTTCCTGGGGACCTCCAGACGATGGCAGATCCATGGAAGCCCCTGATGTTCTGATTCGACGAGCCATGCTCAAGGGTATTCAGGAGGGCCGGGGTGGCCTTGGTTCCATCTATGTTTTCGCCAGCGGTAACGGTGCAGCGAGCGGCGACAACTGCAACTTTGACGGATATACAAATTCAATCTTCAGTATTACAGTCGGTGCGGTTGATCGTGCTGGCCAGCACCCGTATTACTCGGAACACTGCTCCGCCTTGCTCGTTGTTACTTACAGtagtggcggcggcgacggtATA CACACAACTGATGTTGGGGAAAACGCCTGCTATGGAGCTCATGGAGGCACATCAGCCGCGGCACCGCTTGCGGCGGGTATCTTTGCCCTGGTCATGCAAGTTCGCCCAGACCTGACTTGGCGAGACATGCAATACCTTGCCATGGATACTGCTATCAAATTGGACGACGAGACAGACGCCGAGTGGCAGACCACTTCTGCTGGGAGACAATTTAGCCACACTTTTGGCTACGGCAAAGTCGACTCATACGGTCTCGTTGAGAGGTCCAAGACATGGCAGAAGGTGAAGCCTCAGGCCTGGTACTTTTCACCTTGGCTGCATGTCAAAAAGGACATTCCTGAAGGCAAAGATGGGCTGGCAATGAGCTTTGATGTGACTGCTGATATGCTCAAAGAAGCCAACTTGGCTCGTCTGGAGCATGTCACTGTCACCATGAACGTCGAACACACTCGCCGTGGCGATTTGAGCGTGGATTTGGTCAGCCCTGACAACGTTATCAGCCACATTTCTGTTTCTCGCAAAGGGGACAACTTTAAAGGCGGTTACGATGACTGGACATTTATGTCCGTTGCCCATTG gGGCGAGAGTGGTGTTGGAAGATGGACTGTTATTGTCCGAGACACGGAAGTGAACAACGAAAAGGGCAAATTTATCGACTGGCACCTGAAGCTTTGGGGCGAGAGCATTGATGCcagcaaggccaagatcTTACCCATGCCGtccgaggatgatgatgccgaccATGATGTGATTCAGTCCACCGTTTCGGGAGCGGCCTCTACCAAATCGATCGCAGCGCCAAGCACAACCAAATCGGCTGTCACCGCCAACCCTACAGACCACCCTGTGCGCCCAACGAAACCTGGGGCACAGCCTACAGAATCATCGACCAAACCCCAAGAAACCTCTGCCGATGAAAAGCCATCAGACACTGAGCACGAGGTCACTACCGGTACTGAATCTGCCCAAGCATCCAGTTCGACTAGCCCATCTTCATGGGTCTCCTGGCTTCCTACATTCGGAACCAAGGCTAAGATCTGGATCTACGCCGCCCTTGGCTTGATTGTCGCATTTTGCTGCGGCCTGGGCGTCTACCTCTGGGTtgcgcgccgccgccgccttcgCAACAACCCCCGTAACAACTACGAATTTGAACTtctcgacgaggaagagactgAAGGCCTTAACAGCGCCGAGAAGGGCGCCAATGGAGGCAAGAAGACGCGCCGGACTCGTGGCGGAGAGCTCTACGATGCCTTTGCGGGCGGcagtgacgatgacgacgagttTGACGAGTATAGAGATCGATCAGCCGAGAGGCTGGCGGGACATAATCCCGATGATGAGCCGGAGCATTATGTCGTTGGTGAGGAgagcgatgacgatgacgatgacgatggccaTGAAAAACAGAGGCTGTCGAGTTGA
- the ILV2_2 gene encoding Acetolactate synthase, mitochondrial, with amino-acid sequence MASKAFSKTLRAPIARQLIAPRVAQRSYTVARSATRAVAAARPALAGLSQQQVRGVKTIDFAGVKEDVYERADWPQEKLLEYFKNDTLALIGYGSQGHGQGLNLRDNGLNVIVGVRKNGKSWNDAIQDGWVPGKNLFEVDDAITRGTIVMNLLSDAAQSETWPSIKPQLTEGKTLYFSHGFSPVFKDLTKVDVPKNIDVILCAPKGSGRTVRSLFREGRGINSSFAVYQDVSGKAEEKAVALGVAIGSGYLYKTTFEKEVYSDLYGERGCLMGGIHGMFLAQYEVLRERGHSPSEAFNETVEEATQSLYPLIGANGMDWMFEACSTTARRGAIDWTPKFKDALKPVFNSLYDSVKDGSETKRSLEYNSQPDYRERYEAEMKEIRELEIWRAGKAVRSLRPENQK; translated from the exons ATGGCCTCAAAAGCTTTCTCCAAGACCCTGCGGGCACCAATTGCCCGACAGCTGATTGCCCCTCGTGTGGCCCAGCGCTCATACACTGTTGCTCGCAGCGCCACTCGCgccgtcgctgctgctcgcccGGCTCTGGCTGGTCTGTCTCAGCAGCAGGTCCGTGGTGTCAAGACCATTGACTTCGCGGGCGTCAAGGAGGACGTCTACG AGCGTGCCGACTGGCCCCAGGAGAAGCTTCTG GAGTACTTCAAGAACGACACCCTCGCCCTCATCGGCTACGGCTCCCAGGGTCACGGCCAGGGACTTAACCTCCGCGACAACGGCCTCAACGTTATTGTTGGTGTCCGAAAGAACGGCAAGTCATGGAACGACGCCATCCAGGATGGCTGGGTTCCTGGCAAGAACCTCTTCGAGGTCGACGATGCCATCACCCGTGGTACCATCGTCATGAACCTCCTCAGTGATGCCGCCCAGTCCGAGACTTGGCCCTCCATCAAGCCCCAACTGACTGAGGGCAAG ACCCTGTACTTCTCTCACGGTTTCTCCCCCGTCTTCAAGGACCTCACCAAGGTTGACGTCCCCAAGAACATTGACGTCATCCTTTGCGCTCCCAAGGGCTCTGGCCGAACTGTCCGCTCCCTCTTCCGTGAGGGCCGTGGTATCAACTCCTCATTCGCCGTCTACCAGGATGTCAGCGGcaaggctgaggagaagGCTGTTGCCCTTGGTGTTGCCATCGGCTCCGGCTACCTGTACAAGACCACCTTTGAGAAGGAGGTCTACTCTGACCTCTACGGTGAGCGTGGCTGCCTGATGGGTGGTATCCACGGCATGTTCCTTGCTCAGTACGAGGTTCTCCGTGAGCGTGGACACAGCCCCAGCGAGGCCTTCAACGAGACCGTCGAGGAGGCCACTCAGAGCTTGTACCCTCTGATTGGTGCCAACGGCATGGACTGGATGTTCGAGGCCTGCTCCACCACCGCCCGACGTGGTGCCATTGACTGGACCCCCAAGTTCAAGGACGCCCTGAAGCCCGTCTTCAACAGCCTGTACGACTCCGTCAAGGATGGCTCCGAGACCAAGCGATCCCTCGAGTACAACAGCCAGCCCGACTACCGCGAGAGATACGAGGCTGAGATGAAGGAGATCCGAGAGCTGGAGATCTGGAGAGCCGGCAAGGCCGTTCG CTCTCTGCGACCCGAGAACCAGAAATAA